In the Necator americanus strain Aroian chromosome X, whole genome shotgun sequence genome, CTCGATTATTCTCCCCTATATTTTGCGAGAACTTCCTTTATAAATGAATGTATTCTAACTCAGGTGTTTGAGCTTTGACATTGCTTTCACTCCGTTTAACTAGTTCtcctataatctactatgacACCATTTCCTCTAATGAGATTTTCAATCATGATTAGCTTTGGCGAAGCTAAGCCGTGGTGCTGGTCGTAATGCTCCGGTTTCATGTAATATTCAGTTGATGTGATAGTTTACGCAAGTTTTGCTATTCACTCTTTACTAGATTTTTAGAACACACAATTCACTTTTTGAATCGTCTCTCCTAAATTGCCTTGCAGATATGCCTTACTAGCCATTCGTCCATTTCTGTCAAATGCTGAATACGAGTCGTCTTGTTAGCCGTGGCATCACTACATCGAGCATACCATGGTTGTGGTGTACTCACAAAATAATCAGTTGtttcctttgattttattCTGCAGAAGAAGTAATAAATTTGAGAGCTCTCGCTTTAGTAGTAgtgagaataaaataaatatttgttgttgttcgaTCACCTACTTGAATGGGACAAGGTTGCATGCTCAGCTTCTTTACTCGGAATTACAAGAtgtgttaaataaataaatgggcCTCGAGTGAAATACTACTCAAACATTCGCAAGGAACTGTGAGACTTTTGAATCGAACTTTGTAGTTAGTTTTTTCGCAGTAGGGTCTTAACTGCGGAGGTTACTGTGAAATCGCGAAGGTACAAGTATCTGAATAGCCAGTATaatgcgaaagttcgactttccttgaatcttggcatagagattgcaacttgttgatagtcgaatttaagcaacagccaagattgttaacaaatttattacggctaacgtttcggcgttgtcgccttcgtcagagcctggaaagtaagaacatttgcaatatatcctctcaaatgcctcacccagaacaagtcatcattccctaggatattacacccggaaacaaaaaccaaaaaagcccaaatcgttgtgcctaccttagtagccgcgttgccgtgatgttagcggatatccgcgtggtgctatcgctccgctgatactaattaggatgcgacccgcatatgaccccgtagatcaaacccgcaaaggtcttgatacagagccagctcgtttgtcacggctaagcactcttcctttctattcatttttggaccttttgcatttatccaaaacgcttctaaagttctgcgagctataatttcgggttcgtacgatagaattgtgacagctacgcagaaaggaacgttttcatgacattgtctgcggtgaactccgaggggagttgctgcattcgattgtttcatcccccttagatgttctttaatgcgaatacaaagggggcgccctgtttcgccaatgtattggtccccacatgttttgcacgaaattagatagactacaccagagaccatgcagtccccttccttcccgaatgggcatattacacagtctggagtgagacagaagcggtcgtacattctgtttcgaactagttgttttttgagatttgttggaggtatttccacaactctcacttggtcctcgagaccgcatttcaccagactagcccgtatagctttactcaggtcgtcggttatgaagggcaggcagaaattgatcttattcgactcaacccgtgtggcatattcttgctgcgcaccaagatctggcctacgtgctacattaccaatgtaaccgttagaattcgcgatgcgttgcgctaggttgatcgcatcgatccgctcctggacatctgatgtcacccttacggctgtcctaaacatgtttttaaccacagatttcttagttttccaagggtgagcggaaagacaatgaactaaaatgtttttgctgctAGGTTTTCGGAACCATCGTGTCTTCCATTCACCATTGGACCACTGTATTTCCACATTGAGGAAggacagccaattttctttgggtttctcccttgtgaaccgtatgtaaggggactgttggtttagaagctcgaagcaagtgtccatctcgtcttgagtggggcatataatgcaacagtcaTCAATATAACGGCAATACAGGAAAGGTTTCCGTTCCAGAatgggttgttctattttggacatgaatgcaatggctagtgtgggagctagtctttgtcccatggccaaTCCCCTGACCTGTCTATAGTAGTTGCCGGCCCAACGAAAAATGGAGCACTTTAAGCATTCATCCAGGAGCATCATAATTTGCCTTATGGAAAACCCGTGCAAGTCTAAGGTGTCCCGATGTTCTACGAGTAGCTCGAACACAGCTTGCATTGCAGCGCCGTTGGAAACATTTGTATAAAGCGATGTGACATCGAAAGATTCGATgacacattctttttctgaacgcGCTCTTTTAAGCTGCTCAAGGAACATGTTGGTGTTGGATAGATGCGCGGGAACATACTTGAGCAATGGTGCAAGTATAGCGTTCAAAAGCCAAGATATTCTGTCCGTGGGGCCACCTACGTTGCTTATGATAGGACGTACTTTGAATACATCCGGGTCTTCTGAAAGGAAAGCAAAGGAAGAGAGTTTGTGTGTTTTTATTAGCAGGTATAAAACTGGGCAAGTAGGAAGTTCGTATTTCAGCTTTGTGATCATTGTTTTATGTAACCCCGCAGCCTTTCCAATCTCTACCCAAACTCTATTGAGACGGCGACTCTGTTTTATGAACTCTTCATGTGACGAAGAGTGGTAGAGTGTAGCGTCATCCAGATGTTTTCGAGTGATAGCCATGTCTAGTTCACGTGATATGACCACAAACTCTCCTCCCTTATCGCTGATTGTGACCTTTATCTCGCCACGTGTTGAGAGTTCGCGTATCTCACGTAGGCCATAAAACAGAGTCGCCGTCTCAATAGAGTTTGGGTAGAGATTGGAAAGGCTGCGGGGTTACATAAAACAATGATCACAAAGCTGAAATACGAACTTCCTACTTGCCCAGTTTTATACCTGCTAATAAAAACACACAAACTCTCTTCCTTTGCTTTCCTTTCAGAAGACCCGGATGTATTCAAAGTACGTCCTATCATAAGCAACGTAGGTGGCCCCACGGACAGAATATCTTGGCTTTTGAACGCTATACTTGCACCATTGCTCAAGTATGTTCCCGCGCATCTATCCAACACCAACATGTTCCTTGAGCAGCTTAAAAGAGCgcgttcagaaaaagaatgtgtcATCGAATCTTTCGATGTCACATCGCTTTATACAAATGTTTCCAACGGCGCTGCAATGCAAGCTGTGTTCGAGCTACTCGTAGAACATCGGGACACCTTAGACTTGCACGGGTTTTCCATAAGGCAAATTATGATGCTCCTGGATGAATGCTTAAAGTGCTCCATTTTTCGTTGGGCCGGCAACTACTATAGACAGGTCAGGGGAttggccatgggacaaagactagctcccacactagccattgcattcatgtccaaaatagaacaacccatTCTGGAACGGAAACCTTTCCTGTATTGCCGTTATATTGAtgactgttgcattatatgccccactcaagacgagatggacacttgcttcgagcttctaaaccaacagtccccttacatacggttcacaagggagaaacccaaagaaaattggctgtccTTCCTCAATGTGGAAATACAGTGGTCCAATGGTGAATGGAAGACACGATGGTTCCGAAAACCTagcagcaaaaacattttagttcattgtctttccgctcacccttggaaaactaagaaatctgtggttaaaaacatgtttaggacagccgtaagggtgacatcagatgtccaggagcggatcgatgcgatcaacctagcgcaacgcatcgcgaattctaacggttacattggtaatgtagcacgtaggccagatcttggtgcgcagcaagaatatgccacacgggttgagtcgaataagatcaatttctgcctgcccttcataaccgacgacctgagtaaagctatacgggctagtctggtgaaatgcggtctcgaggaccaagtgagagttgtggaaatacctccaacaaatctcaaaaaacaactagttcgaaacagaatgtacgaccgcttctgtctcactccagactgtgtaatatgcccattcgggaaggaaggggactgcatggtctctggtgtagtctatctaatttcgtgcaaaacatgtggggaccaatacattggcgaaacagggcgccccctttgtattcgcattaaagaacatctaagggggatgaaacaatcgaatgcagcaactcccctcggagttcaccgcagacaatgtcatgaaaacgttcctttctgcgtagctgtcacaattctatcgtacgaacccgaaattatagctcgcagaactttagaagcgttttggataaatgcaaaaggtccaaaaatgaatagaaaggaagagtgcttagccgtgacaaacgagctggctctgtatcaagacctttgcgggtttgatctacggggtcatatgcgggtcgcatcctaattagtatcagcggagcgatagcaccacgcggatatccgctaacatcacggcaacgcggctactaaggtaggcacaacgatttgggctttttttggtttttgtttccgggtgtaatatcctagggaatgatgacttgttctgggtgaggcatttgagaggatatattgcaaatgttcttactttccaggctctgacgaaggcgacaacgccgaaacgttagccgtaataaatttgttaacaatcttggctgttgcttaaattcgactatcaacaagccAGTATAATAATTAGCACACTCAAGTTTACTTCGAAACAGCTAATTTGAGTGTGCTAATGTTCCCGGTAGTAATCACCACGATTTGCAACGTTTGGTGGGTGGCAGATTTAATTATCGACAGTTTTCCCCCTCTAGCATCAGCTCCATATCACGATAATATAtattcgagtcaaaacgagctGAAGTTCTGTGCGGGTGCATaggcggctgcgttcgaaacggcggtggaacgtagcgaaTTGATATCGAAAAATGACACTCGTTGGTACCAAACGTCGCTGCAATACGAGTGAAGCCAGCGAGGATCCCAAACGCTAGTTTCGCTGcaccgctccgagcgcagctacttacgcaactgtagcGTGctgttcatgtcgttttgactcgactatagaaggataaagtgtacaGCGTTCATCGGTCAGTATGAAGATGCGCCTGCGCGTTCCACTTCATTCACAATCGTTTGGGGTTCATGAGCGAGTGCGTGTGCAGTCGGACAATGAGTTATGGAAGCGAACTGAAGTGTCAAATCtgtgtttttgtcttttcagaaagtctggtactaatttatcatccctgaagagatgaaaggcttggttgccCCTAAATccgtttcgaaccatcgatcgattctGAAGGCCcagtcgaacctcttaccgtctGCGCTACATGCGACTCCAATATAAGCCCATACCAACGGCAAACGAAAACATATTAAGCGTTAGTTACATCTTTCACCAGAATGCTCATACACCAGCAAGAAATCTCCCTGTTAATCCTAGGACCGTTTCGAAGATGGAAGATATATAAATGGATTCGTCCagtagcactttttttttcggtgaacGAGATTACCCTCGATGAAAAGGtatcacaaaaacaaaagcgaaAGGTTGTATTCCATTGAAAATgcgtctttttattttattcgcaGAACTAAGATATAAGAAACTTGTAAggaagttttagtttttttttttaaagttcgaTTTTGCGAGTTTGTACACATCGCTTCGATAATTGAGTTGCGATAACAGAGAAATACTAGTTTCACTATAGAGATACGTTTCACCACAATTCTATGGCATTCCCGCGCAGAAACCGTAATCTCCGCTTTTCTCTTGGGCTAACTTTGAGTCGTTTATAAAGGTATGCTGCCTCCCTCATTTCTTACGAGCATGTTCCATATTCGACTTTTCGGATATGTTCGAAACGTGTGACGTAATTAATTATGtcgtaattaatttttatcaaCGTGTTAAAATCAGCATGATAAATTGTTGCAGATAAATTCTAGAATCGCAACCATAACTCCAAAAATTCGAGTTAAACTAATTCAAGTCATCATCCCATAATACCATTATGTTTGCTGAAgcactgagttttttttttcatgagaaatGAATGCTTCCTTCAAAATGCTACTCATTAGCCTGAACTAGAATGATTCAAAACCATCAAAGTTATTGagaagcagaattttttttaatgtggggctaaaaaagaaaccaacatACTGACTATTACGAATAATTTGGAACTTGTGGCACTATATCAAAATAAACCAAGATACCTAGAACTACGGGTAACCGGAACTCAAACAAATCCCTCACCGAAGAGGAGGAAGGAAGATTTGTGTTCTCATATCTGTTCAAGAGTCAGAATAAGTCCTACGCCTCCCTCGCCGTCTGGAGCAAGATGGGCATTTCGCTTTCCAAACTCAGAAGTCCCCCTTTCCAAACGCTTACATGTCATCAAATCGATACAGGATCATGTGCCACCTGTTCCAGACAAAGTTCGGACCCAAGCATCGAATAACCTTTCAATATTCTTTGTCAACTCTCTTACAAGTGTTTTATAGGGTACGTATAGTAATGCAAGCTTCCTGACAACTGAAAACCAGCAAGATCGAATCAGTGCATAAGAAGTTGATGTTAGGTTCGGATGATGTCGGGGACGATCGCCTACTCTGTTAACAGTCTGTCATCtacattctttttaaaaaaatcctatacCGCATATCAAACAGCTTTAATTAGATGAAGGGAATCGTTCTCACAAACTACATCAATCCTGAGTTATGCAGCTGGGACAAAAGTTCGTCATTCTACAATAATATTGTCCTCGACGTGAAGAAAGGGGTCCGGCGGGTTATATAACATCACCTAGAATATTCAGTGCCCCATCAATGCTTAAGTTGGAATGGAATAACATAGGAGTGGAAATGGGCGGCCTCTAGATACACCAGCTTTGTTTCGCTGATAAATTTTTGTGCAGCACACAGATCATACAGAAGGATGATCGGCGAATTTTGTGAAAGAAATCGGCCTAGAGCCGAACTCAAAAATAAGTGTAAATGAGAAACGAACGGTTTGTAGATGTCTCAGTAACTCTCAATGgaacgtatatatatatatatatatatatatatatacacacacatatatatatatatatatatatatatccaacCGCTTCAGTAATTTGTGTCGCTTCACTCCAAAGCTgagtaggaagaaacggaagCCCCGGAAGCGTATGACATGCATCCAGCATTTAGTGGGAAAAAAGGAGTATATCCGATTCCGCCTCTATTTTTCTTAGCACCACCGCTCTTCTTGGTTTAGCTTACGCATCAGAAACTTGGATGCTTTGCGATGACGAGGTAAATGTCAGCGTAGTGCAATGtaccattaaaaaaaggatgcaAGAGGTACCCCTCTCACGGCAAGTAAAACACGTACAGTCAGCTTAAAACATATTGCATCACGGTGATT is a window encoding:
- a CDS encoding hypothetical protein (NECATOR_CHRX.G25627.T1), giving the protein MAITRKHLDDATLYHSSSHEEFIKQSRRLNRVWVEIGKAAGLHKTMITKLKYELPTCPVLYLLIKTHKLSSFAFLSEDPDVFKVRPIISNVGGPTDRISWLLNAILAPLLKYVPAHLSNTNMFLEQLKRARSEKECVIESFDVTSLYTNVSNGAAMQAVFELLVEHRDTLDLHGFSIRQIMMLLDECLKCSIFRWAGNYYRQVRGLAMGQRLAPTLAIAFMSKIEQPILERKPFLYCRYIDDCCIICPTQDEMDTCFELLNQQSPYIRFTREKPKENWLSFLNVEIQWSNGEWKTRWFRKPSSKNILVHCLSAHPWKTKKSVVKNMFRTAVRVTSDVQERIDAINLAQRIANSNGYIGNVARRPDLGAQQEYATRVESNKINFCLPFITDDLSKAIRASLVKCGLEDQVRVVEIPPTNLKKQLVRNRMYDRFCLTPDCVICPFGKEGDCMVSGVVYLISCKTCGDQYIGETGRPLCIRIKEHLRGMKQSNAATPLGVHRRQCHENVPFCVAVTILSYEPEIIARRTLEAFWINAKGPKMNRKEECLAVTNELALYQDLCGFDLRGHMRVAS
- a CDS encoding hypothetical protein (NECATOR_CHRX.G25628.T2); translated protein: MFLEQLKRARSEKECVIESFDVTSLYTNVSNGAAMQAVFELLVEHRDTLDLHGFSIRQIMMLLDECLKCSIFRWAGNYYRQVRGLAMGQRLAPTLAIAFMSKIEQPILERKPFLYCRYIDDCCIICPTQDEMDTCFELLNQQSPYIRFTREKPKENWLSFLNVEIQWSNGEWKTRWFRKPSSKNILVHCLSAHPWKTKKSVVKNMFRTAVRVTSDVQERIDAINLAQRIANSNGYIGNVARRPDLGAQQEYATRVESNKINFCLPFITDDLSKAIRASLVKCGLEDQVRVVEIPPTNLKKQLVRNRMYDRFCLTPDCVICPFGKEGDCMVSGVVYLISCKTCGDQYIGETGRPLCIRIKEHLRGMKQSNAATPLGVHRRQCHENVPFCVAVTILSYEPEIIARRTLEAFWINAKGPKMNRKEECLAVTNELALYQDLCGFDLRGHMRVAS
- a CDS encoding hypothetical protein (NECATOR_CHRX.G25628.T1) — protein: MQAVFELLVEHRDTLDLHGFSIRQIMMLLDECLKCSIFRWAGNYYRQVRGLAMGQRLAPTLAIAFMSKIEQPILERKPFLYCRYIDDCCIICPTQDEMDTCFELLNQQSPYIRFTREKPKENWLSFLNVEIQWSNGEWKTRWFRKPSSKNILVHCLSAHPWKTKKSVVKNMFRTAVRVTSDVQERIDAINLAQRIANSNGYIGNVARRPDLGAQQEYATRVESNKINFCLPFITDDLSKAIRASLVKCGLEDQVRVVEIPPTNLKKQLVRNRMYDRFCLTPDCVICPFGKEGDCMVSGVVYLISCKTCGDQYIGETGRPLCIRIKEHLRGMKQSNAATPLGVHRRQCHENVPFCVAVTILSYEPEIIARRTLEAFWINAKGPKMNRKEECLAVTNELALYQDLCGFDLRGHMRVAS